The genomic DNA AAAATTGAAATACAAATTGCCGCAACAATCGCTACACCAAATCCTGATATATTAAAAGCATCTCCTAATAATGAATCTGCTATTTTTAACGTAATCGCATTAATAACAATTAAGAAGAAGCCGAAAGTTACAACAGTAATTGGTAGCGTAATTAAAATTAAAAACGGCTTTACGAACACATTTAAAACAGCCAAAATAATACTCGCAATAATTGCAGTTTGTATATTCGCTACGTAAAACGCGTCTGGTGCAATCCCTTTTAAAAGTCCCGATACAGCGATTAACACAACGCTATTTACAAGAAGTGATACAATCCATCTCATTTTCTTACACATCCTTTTAACATATATATTTCATCATACGCTAATAGACAATAAACGCAAGTATCATACAAATACTTATACCAACTTATTCTACTCTTCACGCTTGTATACCTACCAACATTTCTTTGTGAAATAGGGACCACACCATCTATGTTCATGAGTTTTTACAAAAGTCCAAGTGAAATCTTTATCTACAATATAGATATCACCTTTATACGCATCATCTGTCTCACACAATGTATCATCCAGATGTAATAAACTCGCATCCTTTATTAATAGTACCTCATCACAGTGTTGGTAGAAAATGTAGCACTCCTTTTTCACTTCATTATGAAACGCGCTCTCTGCTTCTATTCCTTCTAAGCACTTCTTTTTCTCATAACTAAATATGTGCCAAAGATATCCACATACATACTTATCTCCGTAAAAAAAAATGTCTTCTTTTTCTTCATCACTTAAATGGTTTGCAAAGTTATTCTCCCAGCGCTTCCGAAAATATACACCCCACTTTTGGAACTTTCTTACCTTCATATTCTTCTTTCGCAACACATCTAAAAACTCCATCATCTCCCCCTATACAATAAAAACCGAGTGTCATTTCCACCCGGTTTTATTCATACACTTATTGCGATAACTCTACTTCTTTTATTTTCTCTTTCATTCTTGCTTTATCACGATTTAAAATCTCTTTTAAATACTTACCAGTATACGAGCGCTCTTCTTTTACTACTTGCTCTGGCGTTCCCGAAGCGACGATTTGTCCACCTTTGTCCCCGCCTTCTGGTCCAAGGTCAACGATATAATCAGCTGTTTTAATCACATCTAAATTATGTTCAATTACAAGTACCGTCTCACCACTCTCAACAAGACGTTGCAGCACTTCTAGAAGACGTGCAATATCATGCGCATGTAAACCAGTCGTTGGCTCATCTAAAATATATAACGTACGACCTGTAGAACGGCGGTGTAATTCAGAAGCTAATTTCACACGCTGTGCTTCCCCACCAGATAATGTTGTTGCTGGTTGACCTAATTTCATATAACCAAGCCCAACATCTACAAGCGTTTGAAGTTTACGCTTAATTTTAGGAATATTGGCGAAGAATTCTACTCCATCTTCAATTGTCATCCCTAACACTTCAGAAATATTCTTATCTTTATATTTCACTTCTAACGTTTCACGGTTGTAACGTTTACCGTGACAAACTTCACACGGAACATACACATCTGGTAAGAAATGCATTTCGATTTTAATAATTCCATCTCCACGGCACGCTTCACAACGGCCACCTTTTACGTTAAAGCTGAAACGTCCTTTTTGATATCCGCGCACTTTAGCTTCGTTCGTTTGTGCAAACACATCACGAATATCATCGAATACACCTGTGTACGTCGCTGGATTAGAACGTGGTGTACGACCAATTGGCGATTGATCAATATCAATTACTTTATCTAAATGTTCAAGACCTTTAATCTCTTTATGAGTACCTGGCTTCGCTTTCGCTTTATATAACTTTTGCGCTAACGATTTATATAGTACTTCATTAATCATCGTACTTTTACCTGATCCAGATACACCTGTTACCGCTACAAACGTACCGAGTGGGAATGACATTTTTGCATTCTTTAAGTTATTCTCTTTTGCGCCGACAATCTCCACTTTACGTCCGTCACCTTTACGTCTTTCAAGTGGAACTGGAATAAACTCTTTACCGCTTAAATATTTTCCTGTTAACGAATTATCATCTTGCATCACTTCAGCTGGTGTCCCTGCCGATACAACTTGCCCACCGTGAATACCTGCACCCGGTCCGATATCAAGTAAATAATCAGCAGCCATCATTGTATCTTCATCATGCTCAACAACGATTAATGTATTACCTAAATCGCGCATTTCTTGCAACGTACGAATAAGACGATCGTTATCGCGCTGATGTAAACCGATAGAAGGCTCATCAAGAATGTAAAGTACGCCAGTAAGACGAGAACCAATTTGCGTCGCTAAACGAATACGCTGCGCCTCACCACCTGATAAAGTTCCTGCGGCACGACTTAACGTTAAATAATCTAAACCGACGTTCACTAAGAACCCAACGCGCTCTTGGATTTCTCTTAAAATTAAATGAGCAATTTTTTGTTGTTTCTCCGTTAGCTCCACATTCGAGAAGAATTCCTGTACTTCTTGAACAGAATACTTCGTTACATCAGCAATCGTTTTATCACCAACGAAAACAGCTAAACTCTCAGGCTTTAAGCGTCCACCTTTACACTTCGGACAAGCTTGCTCTGCCATATACTTTTCCATTTGCTCACGGACATAATCAGAACTCGTTTCACGATAACGACGTTCGATATTTGGAATAACACCTTCAAATAAAATCTCATTTTCCTTTACTTGACCAAATTCATTTACATAGCGGAAATAAACTTTCTCTTCACCGCTTCCGTACAACACTTTATCAAATAAATCTTTCGGTATATCTTTCACAGGCACATCCATATCAACGCCGTAATGATTACATACAGATTGTAAAAGCTGTGGGTAATATTGTGAGCTTGTCGGTTCCCATGGAGCAATCGCATGTTCATTTAATGATAAATCCCAGTTCGGAATAACAAGTTCTAAATCTACCTCTAGCTTTGAACCAAGTCCATCACAAGAAGGACATGCTCCGAACGGACTGTTGAATGAGAACATACGCGGCTCTAATTCTCCGATTGAAAAACCACAATGCGGACAAGCATGATGTTCACTAAATAGAAGTTCCTCTTCTCCCATTACATCGATTAACACTCGGCCTCCGCCAAGCTTTAATGCACTTTCAAGTGAATCAGCAAGACGGCTTGCGATTCCTTCTTTTACAACAATACGGTCAATTACAACTTCAATGGAATGCTTCTTATTTTTATCTAACGTAATCTCTTCAGACACATCAAGCATTTCACCATCAACACGTACACGAACATACCCTTGCTTCTTAATATCTTCAAGTACTTTCACATGCGCTCCTTTACGCCCAGACACGATAGGCGCTAACACTTGTAATTTCGTACGCTCAGGATATTCAAGAACACGGTCTACCATCTGCTCGACTGTTTGTGATGTAATTTCAATCCCATGATTCGGACAAATTGGCGTACCAATTCGTGCAAATAATAAACGTAAATAATCATAAATCTCCGTCACTGTTCCGACAGTTGAACGTGGATTACGACTCGTCGTTTTTTGATCGATTGAAATCGCTGGTGACAATCCTTCAATCGTATCTACATCCGGCTTATCCATTTGTCCTAAAAACTGGCGCGCATACGCAGATAACGATTCTACATATCTGCGCTGCCCTTCTGCATAAATCGTATCAAATGCTAATGATGATTTCCCCGAACCAGACAATCCCGTTACAACAACAAGCTGATTTCTCGGAATGGTTACATCAATATTTTTTAAGTTATGTGCTCTAGCACCTTTTACAACGATAAAATCCTTGCTCTTACTCACTCTTTTCACCCTTCCGCTTTTAATTCTAATAGTAAATCTCTTAGTTCAGCTGCACGCTCGAAGTCTAACGCTTTTGCTGCTTCTTTCATCTCTGCTTCCATCTTCGCAATTGTCTTTTCGCGCTCTTTTTTCGTCATTTTCTTAGCAGGAGTTGCTTCGTATGTTTCTGTCTCTTCAGCCGCTGTCGTTGCACGGATTACATCACGAACGCCTTTTTGAATCGTTTTCGGCGTGATACCATGCTCTTCATTGTAAGCTTCTTGTATAGTACGACGACGCTGCGTTTCTTCAATTGCAATTCCCATCGATCTCGTTATGCGATCTGCGTACATAATAACGCGGCCGTTTTCATTACGCGCCGCACGACCAATCGTTTGAATTAACGAACGTTCTGAACGCAAGAACCCTTCCTTATCTGCATCTAAAATAGCTACAAGTGATACTTCTGGAATATCTAATCCTTCTCGTAATAAGTTAATACCGACAAGTACATCAAACTTACCAAGGCGAAGGTCACGAATAATTTCAATACGTTCTAACGTTTTAATTTCAGAGTGAAGATAGTTCACTTTAATTCCTACATCTTTTAAGTAATCCGTTAAATCCTCTGACATTTTCTTCGTTAAAGTCGTAATTAGTACACGTTCATTTTTTGCAATACGATCTTGAATTTCTCCTAATAGATCGTCAATTTGACCTTCAATAGGTCGTATATCGATTGGTGGATCTAAAAGCCCTGTTGGACGAATAATTTGTTCTATTACTTCTGGTGACTGCTCTAACTCATACGGTCCCGGCGTTGCTGAAACGTAAATAACTTGATTTGTTTTTTCTTCAAACTCATCAAACATGAGCGGTCTATTATCTAGAGCCGATGGCAGACGGAATCCATGATCCACAAGCACTTGTTTACGTGCTTGGTCACCGTTATACATCGCTCTTACTTGTGGCACTGATACGTGCGATTCATCCATAACGATTAAGAAATCTTTCGGGAAATAATCTAATAACGTATACGGCGTTGCACCTGCTGGACGAAGTGTTAAATGACGGGAATAGTTTTCAATCCCTGAACAAAAGCCCATCTCGCGCATCATTTCTAAATCATAACGTGTACGTTGCTCTATACGCTGCGCTTCTAACAACTTACCGTTATCATTTAACTCCTTTAAACGCTCTTCTAATTCTTTTTCGATATTTTCAATAGCGACCTTCATTTTCTCTTCACGTGTAACGAAGTGAGATGCTGGGAAGATTGCTACATGATCACGTTCTGCTAATACTTCACCTGTTAACGCATTTACTTCGCGAATACGATCGATTTCATCACCGAAAAACTCAATTCGGATACAATGCTCATCAAGTGATGCCGGGAAGATTTCAACTACATCTCCGCGCACACGGAATGTACCACGCTTGAAATCAATATCATTACGTCCATACTGCACATCAACAAGTTCACGAAGCAATTGATTGCGGTCCTTTTCCATACCAACTCGAAGTGAAACAACTAACTCACGGTATTCTTCAGGAGAACCTAAACCATATATACACGAAACACTCGCAACGATAATTACATCGTCCCGTTCAAATAATGCAGACGTTGCTGAGTGACGCAATTTATCAATTTCATCATTAATCTGCGCGTCCTTTTCAATAAACGTATCTGTTTGTGGTACATACGCTTCTGGCTGATAATAATCGTAATAACTAACAAAATACTCAACTGCATTATTCGGGAAAAAGTCTTTCAACTCACTATATAGCTGTCCTGCTAACGTTTTATTGTGAGCCATAACAAGTGTTGGCTTTTGCACTTCTTTAATGACATTTGAAATCGTAAATGTCTTACCCGTTCCTGTCGCTCCAAGCAACACTTGCTTTTTCTTTCCACTATTAATTCCCTCTACAAGCTTCTCTATAGCTACCGGCTGATCACCTTGCGGGGAATACGCTGATATAATTTCAAATTGATGTTCCAAATAAAATCCGACCTCCTCATAAAAATCTGTATTATTATTTTACCACGAACGCCCATAAAAAACCTAAAAAAACGAACAGATATTCGGTAAAATTTTCGACAATCTACACATAGAAAAAGGAAGGAGTCAAAACTTCCTTCCTCTACTAACTCTATTTTTTAGGTACATATAATAAATCATATCCATTGCGCCCATTTTCATTCACACAGTCTATTAACCTATAAGCCGTTTGTGATTCACGCTGCTCTTTAACAA from Bacillus cereus G9842 includes the following:
- a CDS encoding phage holin family protein translates to MRWIVSLLVNSVVLIAVSGLLKGIAPDAFYVANIQTAIIASIILAVLNVFVKPFLILITLPITVVTFGFFLIVINAITLKIADSLLGDAFNISGFGVAIVAAICISIFNMIIEKAIVEPLYEKKRK
- a CDS encoding DUF4275 family protein, giving the protein MEFLDVLRKKNMKVRKFQKWGVYFRKRWENNFANHLSDEEKEDIFFYGDKYVCGYLWHIFSYEKKKCLEGIEAESAFHNEVKKECYIFYQHCDEVLLIKDASLLHLDDTLCETDDAYKGDIYIVDKDFTWTFVKTHEHRWCGPYFTKKCW
- the uvrA gene encoding excinuclease ABC subunit UvrA; protein product: MSKSKDFIVVKGARAHNLKNIDVTIPRNQLVVVTGLSGSGKSSLAFDTIYAEGQRRYVESLSAYARQFLGQMDKPDVDTIEGLSPAISIDQKTTSRNPRSTVGTVTEIYDYLRLLFARIGTPICPNHGIEITSQTVEQMVDRVLEYPERTKLQVLAPIVSGRKGAHVKVLEDIKKQGYVRVRVDGEMLDVSEEITLDKNKKHSIEVVIDRIVVKEGIASRLADSLESALKLGGGRVLIDVMGEEELLFSEHHACPHCGFSIGELEPRMFSFNSPFGACPSCDGLGSKLEVDLELVIPNWDLSLNEHAIAPWEPTSSQYYPQLLQSVCNHYGVDMDVPVKDIPKDLFDKVLYGSGEEKVYFRYVNEFGQVKENEILFEGVIPNIERRYRETSSDYVREQMEKYMAEQACPKCKGGRLKPESLAVFVGDKTIADVTKYSVQEVQEFFSNVELTEKQQKIAHLILREIQERVGFLVNVGLDYLTLSRAAGTLSGGEAQRIRLATQIGSRLTGVLYILDEPSIGLHQRDNDRLIRTLQEMRDLGNTLIVVEHDEDTMMAADYLLDIGPGAGIHGGQVVSAGTPAEVMQDDNSLTGKYLSGKEFIPVPLERRKGDGRKVEIVGAKENNLKNAKMSFPLGTFVAVTGVSGSGKSTMINEVLYKSLAQKLYKAKAKPGTHKEIKGLEHLDKVIDIDQSPIGRTPRSNPATYTGVFDDIRDVFAQTNEAKVRGYQKGRFSFNVKGGRCEACRGDGIIKIEMHFLPDVYVPCEVCHGKRYNRETLEVKYKDKNISEVLGMTIEDGVEFFANIPKIKRKLQTLVDVGLGYMKLGQPATTLSGGEAQRVKLASELHRRSTGRTLYILDEPTTGLHAHDIARLLEVLQRLVESGETVLVIEHNLDVIKTADYIVDLGPEGGDKGGQIVASGTPEQVVKEERSYTGKYLKEILNRDKARMKEKIKEVELSQ
- the uvrB gene encoding excinuclease ABC subunit B, with the translated sequence MEHQFEIISAYSPQGDQPVAIEKLVEGINSGKKKQVLLGATGTGKTFTISNVIKEVQKPTLVMAHNKTLAGQLYSELKDFFPNNAVEYFVSYYDYYQPEAYVPQTDTFIEKDAQINDEIDKLRHSATSALFERDDVIIVASVSCIYGLGSPEEYRELVVSLRVGMEKDRNQLLRELVDVQYGRNDIDFKRGTFRVRGDVVEIFPASLDEHCIRIEFFGDEIDRIREVNALTGEVLAERDHVAIFPASHFVTREEKMKVAIENIEKELEERLKELNDNGKLLEAQRIEQRTRYDLEMMREMGFCSGIENYSRHLTLRPAGATPYTLLDYFPKDFLIVMDESHVSVPQVRAMYNGDQARKQVLVDHGFRLPSALDNRPLMFDEFEEKTNQVIYVSATPGPYELEQSPEVIEQIIRPTGLLDPPIDIRPIEGQIDDLLGEIQDRIAKNERVLITTLTKKMSEDLTDYLKDVGIKVNYLHSEIKTLERIEIIRDLRLGKFDVLVGINLLREGLDIPEVSLVAILDADKEGFLRSERSLIQTIGRAARNENGRVIMYADRITRSMGIAIEETQRRRTIQEAYNEEHGITPKTIQKGVRDVIRATTAAEETETYEATPAKKMTKKEREKTIAKMEAEMKEAAKALDFERAAELRDLLLELKAEG